GCACGAACGGTTCCGTGGCGCATCTTCTGCACTGGCGCGCGTCCGGCACTCAACCGGGAAAGGGGAATGAGGAAGGATGAAGCGGGGCGCGGCGTCGCGTGGGGAGGGCTCGCCGGGATCGCGGTGGTTGCGGCGGCGTGGGTGGCGGATTCCTTTCGCCGGTCGCGGCGCGAGAGGGTCACGCACCGCATCCTGGTGGACGTACTCCTCAACGCCCTTACGGCCGATGACGCCATCACCGCGCGCCACAGCCGCCGCGTCGCGGACCTGAGCTTCGCCCTGGCGCAGCGGTACGGGATGAAGCGCCGCGAGCTGGCGACGCTCCGCGTGGGCGCGCTGCTGCACGACATGGGGAAGATCGACGACCGCTTCTTCCACATCGTCCACTCGCGCGACCCGCTCAGCGAGGACGAGCGTACGGAGATGGAGTTCCATCCGCACCTGAGCGCCCGCATCCTGGAGCCGCTGGAGCCGATCCACCCCGGCATCGCGGAGGTCGTCGCATCGCACCACGAGTGCTGGGACGGCAGCGGCTACCCCCGCGGCTGCGGTGGCGAAGAGATCCACCTCGGCGCGCGCATCATCGCCATCGCGGACGCGTTCGACGCGATGACGCAGCCGCGCGCGTACAAGGATGGGATGCCGGTGGACGAGGCGTTCGAGCGGCTGAAGAAGGGCGCCGGACGCCAGTTCGATCCGAGCCTCGTGGAGCTGGTGCACTGCCATCCCGTCCTCGACCAGTGGTGCGAGATCGCGTCCAACGGCCAGATCGACGAAAAGCGGGAGCAGGAGGAGGCGCTCAACGCCCCGCCTCCCACCCCCGAGAACCCGCCCGAGCTCGACAGCGGCCCTCCGGTCTGATAGGCCCAGAAAAGCCTCACACAGAGAGCACCGAGAGAACTACAAGCCGCGAATAGGGCGTCCAGCGGAGCTCATCCGCGCGTGGGGCGGCCCTCCGCCATGAGCGCCCGTTCGATGCGGCGGTCCGGCGCCACCCAGATCAGCGCCACCACGGAGTACATCACCCCCGCCATCCACGGGCGCATAAGCGCGACGGGAATCGCGGCGACGTAGATGAGCAGCGACAGCATCCCCTTGACGTCGTGGCTCAGAACGTCCCTGAGAATCGACTCGGCGGGCTGCGTCGCGACGATGATCCGCTGCAGGATCGTGTACGCGACCGCCGCCATCAGGAGCACCACGCCGTACGCCGCGGTGGGCACGGGCGCGAAGTGGTTCTCGCCCATCCACCCGGTCACGAACGGCACCAGCGACAGCCAGAAGAGCAGGTGCAGGTTCGCCCACAGGACCTGGCCGTCGATCCGGTGGGTGGCGTAGAGCATATGGTGATGGTTGTTCCAGTAGATGCCGACGTACACGAAGCTCAGCAGGTAGCTCAGCGCCACCGGCGCGAGGGGGCGGAGCGCCGCCAGCTCCGGGCTATGCGGCGCTTTGAACTCCAGCACCATGATGGTGATGATGATCGCGAGCACGCCGTCGCTGAACGCTTCCAGACGTCCCGATTCCATGATCGTCGATCGAGAGAGGAAAGGCTAATTACCTTCCAGCGCCATCATCACCAGCACCGGACCCTGCGCATCGATGCGGACGGGCGCGGTCGCCAGCGCCTCCGCCAGCAGCGGCGCGATCCAGGGCTGATCGGGGCGAAGGATGACGAGCCCGGCCCGCTCCAGCGCCGCCCCGTGCTCGCCCAGCACGCGCAGCGCCGCAAAGAACCGCCCCCGCAGTCGCCCGAAGTGCGCCGCGTCCGTGCTCCGATCGCGGAAGCGCTCCGCCAGCCACAGGTCCTGAGCCGCCAGCGCGAGCACCTGGAAGCGAGCCGCCTCGTCCGCCCCCTCGCGGACAGGCACCCTCTCCAGCACACCCGCGTCCCGCAGCCGCTCCTCCAGCGCATCCGCCGTCACCCCATCGAGCCCCAGGTAGTGCTCCAGCGCCGCCGCCACCTCCCCCGCCTCCCAGACCGAATCATCCCCAGACATCGCAACCGCGCGTTGTAAGTTCCCGCCATCGAACGGAGCACGCTTTCCTCTGCGCCACCTCTCTGCGTCTCCGCGCCTCCGCGTGAGACCCTTTACGATCCCGACTCGCGCAACGCACCCCGCGGCTCCAGCCTCATCCTCAACCCCTTCGCGCGCAGCGTGATCAGCGGCTCCGGCCTGGGCCCCACGCCCGGCACCGGCCGCAGCCTCCACCGCTGACCCAGCGTCGCCAGGGCAAGGATCCCTTCCATCCACGCGAACCCTTCGCCGATGCACTTCCGCGGCCCCCCGCCGAACGGGAAGTACGCGAACCGTGGAAGCGCCGCCTCCGCCTCGGGCGTCCACCGCTCCGGCCGGAACTCCAGCGGCGCATCCCAGAAGCGCGGGTCGCGTTGCGCGAGCCACGGGCTGACCAGCACCACCGACCCCCGCCGGATGCGGAACCCGCCGAGCTCGAAGTCTTCCTTCGGCTCCCGCCCGATCAGGTACGCCGGCGGAAAGAGCCGCATCGACTCCGCGAACACCCCGCGCGTGTACGGGAGCGCGGCTGCGTCCTCCGCGCCGGGCGTGCGGCCGCCGAGCACCGAGTCGATCTCGGCGTGGAAGCGCGCCTCGGCCTCCGGATTGGCGCCCAGCAGGTGCCACGTCCAGGACAGCGCGTTGGCCGTCGTCTCGTGCCCGGCCAGGAATAGCGTCAGCGTCTCGTCGCGAAGCTGCTCGTCGGTCATCCCGCCGCCGTCCCCCTCCTCGTCGCGCGCGGCGAGCAGCAGCCCCAGAAGGTCCGGCCGGTCCACCCCGCTCCTCCGCCGCTCCTCCACGATGCGCAGGATGGTGGAGTCCAGCCGCTCGCGCGCGCGGTGGAAGCGGAGCGTGCCGGGGACGGGGAGCCGGTCCAGGAGCGGGGCCAGCGGGTTGCTCAGGGGCGTGAAGAGGCCGAGCGCATCGGTCAGCGCCCGGCCGATCTCGTCCGCTTCCTCCTCCACCGCCGCCCCGAACAGCGTGCGCCCGGCGATGGCGAGCGTCATCCGGTTCATCTCGCGGCCGACGTCCACCGTGGCGCCGGCCGTCCACCCCTCCGCCGTCCGCGCGGAAAGGGCGGCGATCTCCCCCGCCAGCGCCGCGATCCGCTCGCGGTGAAAGGCAGGCTGCGCCAGCCGCCTCTGCCGCAGGTGGAAGTCGCCCTCGCTGGTCAGCAGCCCGTTGCCCAGCAGCACGCGGGCACGCTGAAGCGCCCGGCTCTTGATGAAGAGCCGGTGCCTCGTCACCAGCACGTCGCGCACACCCTCGGGGTCCGCGACGAGATAGAAGGGGATCGCGCCGACGCGCCAGCGTACCACGTCGCCGTAGCGGCGGTGCATCCGCTCCAGCATCCCCAGCACGTCGCGCCGCAGCGCGAGGATGGAGCGTACGGGCGCGCCTCCCCGCGGGCCGGGCGGGTGCGGGGCTTCCGCGGAGCTCACGCCCGGGCTAGTTGCCGCTGGCGGTGCGGATCAGGTTCCCGATCCGTCCCCAGCGCACCTCCGTCACGAACGGCAGCGCGTCCGGCGAAGTCTTGTCGTACGAGTAGTACAGGAACATCGGCTTCCCGCGGATCACCTCGCGCGGAATGAAGCCTTTGAAGCGCGAGTCCAGCGAGTGGTCGCGGTTGTCGCCCATCAGGAAGTAGTGCCCGGGTGGGACCACCAGCGGCCCCCAGTTGTTGCGCGTCGGCTGGTAGCTGCGCGGGTCGGCGCCGGGTGCCAGCGCCCGCCGGTGCCAGGTGGGCGCCTCCGGCTCCTGCACCTCGAGCGGCTCGTCGGGCGCCTGCTCGTAGATGGCGTACGGCTCGTTCAACCGCTTGCCGTTGCGGAACATCACCTTGTCCTTCATCTGGATCGTGTCGCCCGGCGTGCCGATCACCCGCTTCACCACGTCGATGATGGGGTTGTTGTACGTCGGGCGGAAGACCACGATCTCCCCCGGCCGCGGGTCGCGGATGGCGGGGAGCGCCACGTCCACCAGGGGAAGGTGCGCGCCGAAGATGGCGTTGTTGGCCATCAGGTAGTCGCCCACCAGGAGCGTGCGCTCCATGCTCTCGGACGGAATGGAGTACGCCTGCACCAGGAAGGTGCGGATGAAGAGGAACAGGACGACGGCGATGCCGACCGACTTGACCCACTCCAGCGTCTCGTTCTTGGCGGAGGCCTTGGCGGGGGTGCGGCGCTTGGCCACTCCCGCGGCGCTCCGGGTGTTGGGGGAAGCCACGAATCCGGATGCGGTTGAAGGACGCGCCCCGCAGTCCCACCCCCGGGGCGTCGGGGCAGCAGAAGTATCGGGGGCGGGGGAGGATAGCACAACCATCCGCCCCGTCTGCGGGGATACGCCGCCGCATTCTGAAAGTTTCCTCCTGTCCGGCGACGGCACTTGCTGGTACGGGAAAGATGTGTATCCATCAACGCAACTTTGTACTCGTGATCCTTTCTGCTTTGAGAGGATCGTGTGACAACCACCCGCCTATCCTAGAGCTGGGGAAGGCCCGGCGCACTGGACTGGGATGC
The DNA window shown above is from Longimicrobium sp. and carries:
- the lepB gene encoding signal peptidase I, yielding MASPNTRSAAGVAKRRTPAKASAKNETLEWVKSVGIAVVLFLFIRTFLVQAYSIPSESMERTLLVGDYLMANNAIFGAHLPLVDVALPAIRDPRPGEIVVFRPTYNNPIIDVVKRVIGTPGDTIQMKDKVMFRNGKRLNEPYAIYEQAPDEPLEVQEPEAPTWHRRALAPGADPRSYQPTRNNWGPLVVPPGHYFLMGDNRDHSLDSRFKGFIPREVIRGKPMFLYYSYDKTSPDALPFVTEVRWGRIGNLIRTASGN
- a CDS encoding TMEM175 family protein, with the protein product MESGRLEAFSDGVLAIIITIMVLEFKAPHSPELAALRPLAPVALSYLLSFVYVGIYWNNHHHMLYATHRIDGQVLWANLHLLFWLSLVPFVTGWMGENHFAPVPTAAYGVVLLMAAVAYTILQRIIVATQPAESILRDVLSHDVKGMLSLLIYVAAIPVALMRPWMAGVMYSVVALIWVAPDRRIERALMAEGRPTRG
- a CDS encoding cytochrome P450: MSSAEAPHPPGPRGGAPVRSILALRRDVLGMLERMHRRYGDVVRWRVGAIPFYLVADPEGVRDVLVTRHRLFIKSRALQRARVLLGNGLLTSEGDFHLRQRRLAQPAFHRERIAALAGEIAALSARTAEGWTAGATVDVGREMNRMTLAIAGRTLFGAAVEEEADEIGRALTDALGLFTPLSNPLAPLLDRLPVPGTLRFHRARERLDSTILRIVEERRRSGVDRPDLLGLLLAARDEEGDGGGMTDEQLRDETLTLFLAGHETTANALSWTWHLLGANPEAEARFHAEIDSVLGGRTPGAEDAAALPYTRGVFAESMRLFPPAYLIGREPKEDFELGGFRIRRGSVVLVSPWLAQRDPRFWDAPLEFRPERWTPEAEAALPRFAYFPFGGGPRKCIGEGFAWMEGILALATLGQRWRLRPVPGVGPRPEPLITLRAKGLRMRLEPRGALRESGS
- a CDS encoding HD domain-containing phosphohydrolase, whose translation is MRKDEAGRGVAWGGLAGIAVVAAAWVADSFRRSRRERVTHRILVDVLLNALTADDAITARHSRRVADLSFALAQRYGMKRRELATLRVGALLHDMGKIDDRFFHIVHSRDPLSEDERTEMEFHPHLSARILEPLEPIHPGIAEVVASHHECWDGSGYPRGCGGEEIHLGARIIAIADAFDAMTQPRAYKDGMPVDEAFERLKKGAGRQFDPSLVELVHCHPVLDQWCEIASNGQIDEKREQEEALNAPPPTPENPPELDSGPPV